One Pygocentrus nattereri isolate fPygNat1 chromosome 12, fPygNat1.pri, whole genome shotgun sequence DNA window includes the following coding sequences:
- the dpcd gene encoding protein DPCD: MAVQSWSDILKASKKTALISDGKRKAHYLFPDGSEMAEEYDMRTDELVCRKLRSKNKLGGQGLWQVEVGETNTVPSTEVEIKENSSNPVFMRKDIKSSFQWRVRNIPYPIDTYTISVEPAERCCIIRTTNKKYYKKFNIPDLDRCQLPLESTALSFSHANNTLIISYKKPKEILTLEQELLRELKKLKGTNEGDIDCKTQ; encoded by the exons ATGGCTGTTCAGAGCTGGTCGGACATCCTGAAGGCTTCTAAGAAAACGGCGTTAATCTCCGACG GGAAAAGGAAAGCGCATTACCTGTTTCCAGATGGCAGTGAGATGGCTGAAGAATACGACATGAGAACTGACGAGCTTGTGT GTCGAAAATTGCGCTCTAAAAACAAGCTTGGCGGACAGGGGCTGTGGCAAGTGGAAGTTGGTGAAACAAACACTGTACCTTCTACAGAGGttgaaataaaagagaataGCTCTAAT CCTGTGTTTATGCGTAAAGACATAAAGTCCAGTTTCCAGTGGAGGGTTCGTAATATCCCATACCCCATAGACACCTATACCATTTCAGTGGAGCCTGCTGAACGATGCTGCATCATCCgcacaacaaacaaaaa GTACTATAAGAAGTTCAATATTCCAGACCTTGACcgctgccagctgcctctggagAGCACGGCCTTGAGCTTCAGCCACGCCAACAACACTTTAATCATCAGT TATAAGAAGCCCAAAGAGATTTTAACCCTGGAACAGGAGCTGCTGAGGGAATTGAAGAAACTGAAGGGGACAAATGAAGGAGACATTGACTGTAAAACCCAGTGA
- the fgf8b gene encoding fibroblast growth factor 8b isoform X3, giving the protein MQSVSVPNFKHHVTEHSRLSDRMSRRLTRTYQLYSRTSGKHVQVLGNKRVVANGEDGDAHAKLVVETDTFGSRIRIRGAKTGFYICMNKKGKLIGRRKGHGRDCIFTEIVLENNYTALQNAKYKSWYMAFTRKGRPKKATRTMQHHREAHFMKRLPKGHLLTERKPFDVIPYQLNKRTKHSHRPGVN; this is encoded by the exons ATGCAGTCCGTCTCGGTGCCCAATTTCAAGCACCATGTAACGGAGCACAGTCGCCTGTCTGACAGGATGAGCCGGAGGTTAACGCGGACTTACCAGCTGTACAGCCGGACGAGTGGAAAACACGTCCAGGTCCTGGGGAACAAGAGGGTGGTCGCTAATGGCGAGGACGGGGACGCACACG ccAAGCTGGTTGTGGAGACGGACACATTTGGAAGTCGGATTCGCATCCGTGGTGCCAAGACAGGCTTTTACATTTGCATGAACAAGAAAGGAAAGCTGATTGGACGG AGGAAGGGTCACGGCAGGGACTGCATTTTCACCGAGATTGTCCTGGAGAACAACTACACGGCGCTCCAGAATGCCAAATACAAAAGCTGGTACATGGCCTTCACACGCAAGGGCCGGCCCAAAAAGGCCACACGCACCATGCAGCACCATCGAGAGGCCCACTTCATGAAACGCCTGCCCAAGGGACACCTGTTAACTGAGCGCAAGCCTTTTGACGTCATTCCCTATCAGCTCAACAAGAGGACTAAACACAGTCATCGACCTGGCGTTAACTGA
- the fgf8b gene encoding fibroblast growth factor 8b isoform X1, producing MKLKSSRLGYLLLQLMTLLFYTQTTMQSVSVPNFKHHVTEHSRLSDRMSRRLTRTYQLYSRTSGKHVQVLGNKRVVANGEDGDAHAKLVVETDTFGSRIRIRGAKTGFYICMNKKGKLIGRRKGHGRDCIFTEIVLENNYTALQNAKYKSWYMAFTRKGRPKKATRTMQHHREAHFMKRLPKGHLLTERKPFDVIPYQLNKRTKHSHRPGVN from the exons atgaagctgaaatctTCTAGACTGGGTTACCT GTTGCTCCAATTAATGACGCTGCTCTTTTACACTCAG ACCACCATGCAGTCCGTCTCGGTGCCCAATTTCAAGCACCATGTAACGGAGCACAGTCGCCTGTCTGACAGGATGAGCCGGAGGTTAACGCGGACTTACCAGCTGTACAGCCGGACGAGTGGAAAACACGTCCAGGTCCTGGGGAACAAGAGGGTGGTCGCTAATGGCGAGGACGGGGACGCACACG ccAAGCTGGTTGTGGAGACGGACACATTTGGAAGTCGGATTCGCATCCGTGGTGCCAAGACAGGCTTTTACATTTGCATGAACAAGAAAGGAAAGCTGATTGGACGG AGGAAGGGTCACGGCAGGGACTGCATTTTCACCGAGATTGTCCTGGAGAACAACTACACGGCGCTCCAGAATGCCAAATACAAAAGCTGGTACATGGCCTTCACACGCAAGGGCCGGCCCAAAAAGGCCACACGCACCATGCAGCACCATCGAGAGGCCCACTTCATGAAACGCCTGCCCAAGGGACACCTGTTAACTGAGCGCAAGCCTTTTGACGTCATTCCCTATCAGCTCAACAAGAGGACTAAACACAGTCATCGACCTGGCGTTAACTGA
- the fgf8b gene encoding fibroblast growth factor 8b isoform X2: MTGNMKACDVTTMQSVSVPNFKHHVTEHSRLSDRMSRRLTRTYQLYSRTSGKHVQVLGNKRVVANGEDGDAHAKLVVETDTFGSRIRIRGAKTGFYICMNKKGKLIGRRKGHGRDCIFTEIVLENNYTALQNAKYKSWYMAFTRKGRPKKATRTMQHHREAHFMKRLPKGHLLTERKPFDVIPYQLNKRTKHSHRPGVN, from the exons ATGACTGGAAACATGAAAGCGTGTGACGTT ACCACCATGCAGTCCGTCTCGGTGCCCAATTTCAAGCACCATGTAACGGAGCACAGTCGCCTGTCTGACAGGATGAGCCGGAGGTTAACGCGGACTTACCAGCTGTACAGCCGGACGAGTGGAAAACACGTCCAGGTCCTGGGGAACAAGAGGGTGGTCGCTAATGGCGAGGACGGGGACGCACACG ccAAGCTGGTTGTGGAGACGGACACATTTGGAAGTCGGATTCGCATCCGTGGTGCCAAGACAGGCTTTTACATTTGCATGAACAAGAAAGGAAAGCTGATTGGACGG AGGAAGGGTCACGGCAGGGACTGCATTTTCACCGAGATTGTCCTGGAGAACAACTACACGGCGCTCCAGAATGCCAAATACAAAAGCTGGTACATGGCCTTCACACGCAAGGGCCGGCCCAAAAAGGCCACACGCACCATGCAGCACCATCGAGAGGCCCACTTCATGAAACGCCTGCCCAAGGGACACCTGTTAACTGAGCGCAAGCCTTTTGACGTCATTCCCTATCAGCTCAACAAGAGGACTAAACACAGTCATCGACCTGGCGTTAACTGA